Proteins encoded within one genomic window of Xiphophorus maculatus strain JP 163 A chromosome 11, X_maculatus-5.0-male, whole genome shotgun sequence:
- the banf1 gene encoding barrier-to-autointegration factor: MSSTSQKHKEFVAEPMGEKPVMALAGIGEVLGGKLEEKGFDKAYVVLGQFLVLKKDEELFRDWLKDTCGANAKQQRDCYGCLKEWCDAFL, from the exons ATGTCTTCAACATCCCAAAAACATAAGGAGTTCGTGGCTGAGCCCATGGGAGAGAAACCTGTGATGGCTCTAGCCGGCATCGGAGAAGTCCTTGGGGGGAAGCTGGAGGAAAAGGGTTTTGATAAG GCCTACGTTGTCCTTGGGCAGTTCCTCGTTCTGAAGAAAGATGAGGAGCTTTTCCGGGACTGGCTCAAAGACACATGTGGAGCAAACGCCAAGCAGCAGCGCGACTGCTATGGCTGTCTTAAGGAATGGTGCGACGCCTTCCTATAA
- the gng3 gene encoding guanine nucleotide-binding protein G(I)/G(S)/G(O) subunit gamma-3 — MKGDTPVNSTMSVGQARKLVEQLKIEASFCRIKVSKAAADLMAYCDAHACDDPLITPVPTSENPFREKKFFCALL; from the exons ATGAAAGGAGACACCCCAGTGAACAGCACCATGAGTGTCGGCCAAGCCAGGAAGCtggtggagcagctgaagaTTGAGGCTAGTTTCTGTAGGATAAAG GTATCGAAGGCAGCGGCCGACCTGATGGCGTACTGCGACGCGCACGCCTGCGACGACCCCCTGATCACCCCGGTGCCCACCTCAGAAAACCCTTTCAGGGAGAAGAAATTCTTCTGTGCTCTGCTTTGA
- the LOC102226565 gene encoding dual specificity protein phosphatase 10-like: MPPLPLDERIVVIQRPKNVCEASPQTIPQHSSQISTSTNGRVLQPSHLHASHSHFYSPACKSVNVECKRRSSRVQRFKGDQPVIPADVLHIPSHCHSNGTVTLAPRLPSHTHTIDIKVSVDKRRWGELSNSLGRAGSIKGSRGKCVSSQFDQGQCERKTGSFGRSCGFEHKPQQVRQLSSSPGGILQFVPAQAKQHTFRGEKEKENSSFHYRGDQEFPSLGHRKSSKLGTVHQSHNSHSLPYHHHSVPVPHAAILNSTYPSSPPSQTTHVPVSFQQLNQPHPPRTRDHRPHILHGLPLSPCSSRVGGFPSPDHTCTIDCTHPFNCGCWRLVRCTGCKGDSSSYQGGGGSTSTSFSCGHNVGAVKRGSKDMGLKNLGGCLSTASTSNTSSSNSTASGCRAALFKPLPCASCGGEAGNFESPAILRKKLVGGCLPCTSLSSSTPLRAIQSCVSGCNNKASQTGSSSCSYCSSDPIVVTFNPRRGKPPGRGLGPTHPMAMLQADDDDYSVRTIWPDELAKKMTHSKAQKNNYAGMGVGKSCSSQTQNGSNGPGLALLDCQNLQEYAQTNFTDHAGRRRLQQGKMAALGFVGSRLGSSYDDGRNSLKRLLNKAEDVGMSDSPEHGQVYPRSPSPRSVSPPSPVSFSPPPSAPSTLIKPKPWQREREGGHSLPSAQSLHLALNSLNREQDEENNRMRLSLPLSSSLPASLSDETVMTPDAENAVISPILPFLFLGNERDAQDLDLLLRLNIGYVVNVTTHLPLYHTNVGLHYKRLPATDNSKQNLRQYFEEVFEFIEEAYQSGQGVLVHCQAGVSRSATIVIAYLMKHTLMTMTDAYKYVRSRRPVVSPNLNFMGQLLEFERDLNSGVTPRILMPKLNGVETQV; the protein is encoded by the exons ATGCCTCCCCTCCCTCTTGACGAGCGCATAGTGGTCATTCAGCGCCCCAAAAACGTGTGTGAGGCTTCCCCACAAACCATCCCACAGCATTCCTCTCAAATATCAACCTCTACCAATGGACGGGTTCTCCAGCCTTCGCATCTCCACGCCTCTCATTCCCATTTTTACTCACCCGCGTGTAAATCTGTGAATGTGGAATGCAAGCGCAGGTCATCCCGGGTGCAGAGATTCAAAGGCGACCAGCCTGTCATCCCAGCAGATGTCCTCCACATCCCGAGCCACTGCCATAGCAATGGCACAGTAACACTAGCCCCACGGCTTCCCTCCCACACACATACTATTGATATCAAGGTATCGGTGGACAAAAGGAGATGGGGAGAATTAAGTAACTCATTAGGGCGCGCTGGAAGTATAAAAGGTAGCAGAGGGAAATGCGTCTCTTCCCAGTTTGATCAAGGACAATGTGAGAGAAAAACCGGAAGCTTTGGGAGGTCCTGTGGATTTGAGCATAAGCCACAACAAGTCCGTCAGCTGTCGTCGTCCCCTGGAGGGATCCTCCAGTTTGTCCCTGCTCAGGCAAAGCAGCATACATTCAGGGgtgaaaaggagaaagaaaactcCAGTTTTCATTACAGAGGTGACCAGGAATTTCCCTCTTTGGGTCACAGGAAAAGTTCCAAGCTGGGAACTGTTCATCAAAGCCATAATAGCCACAGTCTGCCCTACCACCACCACTCTGTTCCTGTTCCCCATGCCGCCATCCTAAACTCCACCTATCCTTCGTCTCCCCCATCCCAAACCACTCATGTCCCAGTCTCCTTTCAGCAGCTTAACCAACCTCACCCTCCTCGCACAAGGGATCACCGCCCTCACATTCTTCACGGTCTTCCGCTGTCCCCTTGCTCCTCCCGTGTTGGAGGGTTCCCTAGTCCAGACCACACTTGTACCATTGACTGTACGCACCCATTCAACTGTGGCTGCTGGAGGTTGGTAAGATGCACAGGATGTAAAGGAGACTCTTCCAGTTAccaaggaggtggaggaagcaCTTCTACCTCATTTTCCTGTGGCCACAATGTCGGCGCAGTGAAGAGAGGAAGTAAAGACATGGGTCTGAAGAATCTGGGTGGCTGTCTCTCCACAGCTTCCACATCAAACACTTCCTCATCTAACAGCACTGCTTCTGGTTGTCGAGCAGCTCTGTTCAAACCTCTACCTTGTGCCTCCTGCGGCGGAGAGGCTGGAAACTTTGAGAGTCCTGCTATCCTTCGGAAGAAGCTAGTAGGAGGATGCCTTCCCTGTACTTCTCTGTCGTCTTCAACCCCATTGCGGGCGATCCAAAGCTGTGTGTCTGGTTGCAACAACAAAGCATCTCAGACTGGAAGTTCTTCCTGCAGCTACTGCAGCAGCGACCCAATAGTGGTGACGTTCAACCCTCGCCGGGGGAAACCTCCTGGAAGAGGCTTAGGACCGACTCACCCAATGGCTATGCTACAAGCTGATGATGATGACTACAGCGTGCGCACCATCTGGCCTGACGAACTGGCCAAGAAAATGACCCATTCTAAAGCTCAAAAGAACAACTATGCTGGGATGGGTGTTGGGAAAAGCTGTTCTAGCCAGACCCAGAATGGCAGTAACGGACCCGGCCTTGCCCTCTTGGACTGTCAGAATCTTCAGGAATACGCTCAGACTAATTTCACAGACCATGCTGGCCGACGACGACTTCAGCAAGGCAAAATGGCTGCCCTTGGTTTTGTAGGCAGTAGATTGGGATCTAGCTACGATGATGGTCGTAACTCATTGAAGAGGCTCTTGAATAAAGCAGAAGATGTTGGAATGAGCGACAGTCCTGAGCATGGCCAAGTGTATCCACGATCGCCCTCTCCCCGCTCCGTGTCTCCGCCATCACCCGTGTCCTTTTCCCCTCCCCCTTCAGCCCCCAGCACACTCATCAAACCCAAACCCTGGCAGAGAGAAAGGGAGGGAGGACACTCTCTGCCGTCGGCTCAGTCCCTTCACCTGGCCCTGAACTCCCTTAACAGAGAGCAAGATGAGGAGAACAACCGAA TGAGGCTGTCTTTGCCACTCTCCTCATCGTTGCCTGCTTCCCTGTCCGATGAAACTGTGATGACTCCCGATGCGGAGAACGCTGTCATCAGCCCAATCCTGCCCTTCCTGTTCCTGGGGAACGAGAGAGACGCCCAGGacctggacctgctgctacGCCTCAACATTGGCTATGTGGTAAATGTGACCACACACCTGCCCCTCTACCACACCAACGTGGGACTGCACTACAAAAGGCTCCCAGCCACTGACAACAGCAAGCAAAACCTTCGGCAGTACTTCGAGGAGGTTTTTGAGTTTATTG AGGAGGCATATCAGAGTGGACAGGGTGTGTTGGTTCACTGCCAGGCAGGTGTGTCCCGTTCTGCAACCATCGTCATCGCCTACCTTATGAAGCACACCCTCATGACAATGACGGACGCCTACAAGTACGTGCGGAGCCGTCGGCCCGTGGTTTCGCCCAACCTGAACTTCATGGGTCAGCTCTTGGAGTTTGAGAGGGACCTCAACTCCGGGGTGACTCCTCGGATCTTGATGCCTAAACTAAATGGTGTGGAGACGCAGGTTTGA